Proteins encoded by one window of Heliangelus exortis chromosome 5, bHelExo1.hap1, whole genome shotgun sequence:
- the NKX2-8 gene encoding homeobox protein Nkx-2.8 codes for MATSGRISFTVRSILDLPEQDSNSIKQASDHHHSAENYTGSPYQGWIETDRNLYPSSDESGPELSLPDSTQRSLPAGGSEAEEKKKKRRVLFSKAQTLELERRFRQQRYLSAPEREQLARLLSLTPTQVKIWFQNHRYKMKRARSEGPGSPPTRPPALLRRVVVPVLVRDGEPCRSCPPSPPPPVARPKLGCSLAGCSAQAALALQGYRACPPASALGVFPAYQHLAHPAVVSWGW; via the exons ATGGCCACATCTGGCAGGATCAGTTTTACAGTGAGGAGCATTTTGGATTTGCCAGAGCAGGATTCTAATAGCATAAAGCAAGCTTCTGACCATCACCACTCAGCGGAGAACTACACCGGCTCACCGTACCAAGGGTGGATAGAAACAGACAGAAATCTCTATCCCT CTTCCGACGAGAGCGGCCCGGAGCTGAGCTTGCCCGACTCCACGCAAAGGTCGCTCCCAGCCGGAGGCTCGGAGGCcgaggagaagaagaagaagcgGCGAGTGCTCTTCTCCAAGGCGCAGACGCTGGAGCTGGAGCGGCGGTTCCGGCAGCAGCGGTACCTCTCGGCGCCGGAGCGGGAGCAGCTGGCCCGACTGCTCAGCCTCACCCCCACCCAGGTGAAGATCTGGTTCCAAAACCACCGCTACAAGATGAAGCGGGCAAGGAGTGAGGGCCCCGGCAGTCCCCCGACGCGCCCTCCCGCCCTATTGCGCCGGGTGGTTGTGCCGGTGCTGGTGCGGGACGGGGAGCCCTGCCGCAGCTGTCCCCCAAGCCCCCCGCCTCCCGTCGCCCGCCCCAAGTTGGGCTGCTCCCTGGCAGGATGCAGCGCCCAGGCTGCCCTTGCCCTGCAGGGCTACCGCGCCTGCCCGCCCGCATCCGCTCTCGGAGTCTTCCCCGCTTACCAGCACTTGGCGCACCCCGCTGTCGTCTCCTGGGGATGGTGA